A part of Halobaculum sp. MBLA0143 genomic DNA contains:
- a CDS encoding serine hydrolase domain-containing protein, with the protein MDTETAGVVARFLRRVQRRDSLPGVVVAVVETDGGTATTWAEGFGARDAAGNRPVSPDTMFAVGGVTQPLTAAAVRQLSAAGLCDLADPVTDHVDVGLPRGPDGEPIRLRHLLAHTSGLPAVGLRETLLARRLRIGTDTLPLADWDDVCAHLRRVETADLLAPPGERVARCDAGYVLLGRVVRSCTGRSYAAYVDEHLLEPLAADRATFDDTQFSMDDDHATQYLLEDGEPTAASLPTDERLRPATGLLASVRHLAALARLGLGDGRYDGREVVACGLGGDTVGGDTPDGSAGGSDTTEPSPPPGWRRREICGRTTFERAGDVAVSGGYVGYCPATGTGVALAANAVPDYPLSALGAGVFGATVGTDPVAAAPTLARRRRLDRLTGRYESVCGVRRAHVTREDGRLTLAADGPLTASVRPLSPVTDEPGAAPDDAAVAAADAGATHETATDEETATDEETATDDGVYRFTICGGEGAATAQFDTTGETTTLTVGRRRYRRAE; encoded by the coding sequence ATGGACACGGAGACGGCGGGGGTCGTCGCGCGCTTCTTGCGGCGCGTCCAACGACGCGACTCGCTCCCGGGGGTGGTGGTCGCGGTCGTCGAGACGGACGGGGGGACGGCGACGACGTGGGCCGAAGGCTTCGGCGCGCGGGACGCGGCCGGCAACCGTCCGGTGAGCCCGGACACGATGTTCGCCGTCGGCGGGGTGACACAGCCGCTGACGGCCGCGGCCGTCAGACAGCTGTCGGCCGCGGGGCTGTGTGACCTGGCCGACCCGGTGACGGACCACGTCGACGTGGGGCTGCCTCGCGGACCGGACGGCGAGCCGATCAGACTCCGGCACCTGCTCGCGCACACGTCCGGGCTGCCGGCCGTCGGGCTACGGGAGACGCTCCTGGCGCGCCGGCTCCGGATCGGTACGGACACGCTCCCGTTGGCCGACTGGGACGACGTGTGCGCTCACCTGCGCCGGGTGGAGACGGCCGACCTCCTGGCGCCCCCGGGTGAGCGTGTCGCTCGGTGCGACGCCGGGTACGTCCTCCTCGGACGGGTCGTCAGGTCGTGTACCGGGCGGTCGTACGCGGCGTACGTGGACGAACACCTCCTGGAGCCGCTGGCGGCCGACCGCGCGACGTTCGACGACACGCAGTTCTCGATGGACGACGACCACGCCACCCAGTACCTCCTGGAGGACGGGGAGCCGACGGCGGCGTCGTTGCCGACGGACGAACGGCTCCGCCCGGCGACCGGACTGCTCGCGTCCGTCCGTCACCTGGCGGCGCTGGCCCGACTCGGTCTCGGCGACGGTCGTTACGACGGCCGCGAGGTGGTGGCCTGCGGGCTCGGGGGTGACACCGTCGGCGGCGACACTCCCGACGGCTCCGCGGGTGGGTCCGACACGACGGAGCCCAGCCCCCCGCCGGGGTGGCGACGGCGGGAGATCTGCGGTCGGACGACCTTCGAGCGCGCCGGGGACGTGGCGGTGTCGGGCGGCTACGTCGGCTACTGCCCGGCGACCGGCACCGGCGTCGCGCTCGCGGCGAACGCGGTGCCCGACTACCCGTTGTCGGCGCTGGGGGCGGGGGTGTTCGGCGCGACGGTCGGCACGGACCCGGTCGCGGCCGCGCCGACGCTCGCCCGGCGCCGCCGGCTCGACCGGCTCACCGGGCGATACGAGAGCGTCTGTGGCGTCCGTCGGGCCCACGTCACCCGAGAGGACGGACGGCTCACGCTGGCGGCTGACGGGCCGCTGACGGCGAGTGTGCGGCCGTTGTCTCCGGTGACGGACGAGCCCGGAGCGGCGCCGGACGACGCCGCGGTGGCGGCGGCAGACGCCGGAGCGACGCACGAGACGGCGACAGACGAGGAGACGGCGACAGACGAGGAGACGGCGACAGACGACGGCGTCTACCGTTTCACGATCTGTGGGGGCGAGGGCGCCGCCACGGCACAGTTCGACACGACGGGCGAGACGACGACACTGACAGTCGGACGGCGACGCTACCGGCGCGCGGAGTGA
- a CDS encoding tRNA (cytidine(56)-2'-O)-methyltransferase: MNEDSEVVVVRYGHRPGRDGRTTTHVGLTARALGADKVVIPEVASGSADTVRDITERFGGPFEVETYDVGPGIARNWDGTVVHLTMYGLPVQDVAADVREAHETEPVLVVVGGEKVPFEFYDLADYNVAVTNQPHSEIAGLAVFLDRLFEGRELDREWTDADRRVVPEATGKSVVDADGEAVHGTGESDDGS; the protein is encoded by the coding sequence GTGAACGAGGACAGCGAGGTCGTAGTCGTCCGCTACGGCCACCGCCCGGGGCGGGACGGCCGGACGACCACCCACGTCGGGCTGACGGCGCGGGCGCTCGGCGCCGACAAGGTCGTGATCCCGGAGGTGGCCAGTGGGTCGGCCGACACCGTCCGGGACATCACCGAGCGGTTCGGCGGCCCGTTCGAGGTGGAGACTTACGACGTGGGGCCGGGAATCGCCCGCAACTGGGACGGGACAGTGGTTCACCTGACGATGTACGGCCTGCCGGTTCAGGACGTGGCGGCGGACGTGCGCGAGGCTCACGAGACGGAGCCCGTCTTGGTCGTCGTCGGCGGCGAGAAGGTGCCGTTCGAGTTCTACGATCTGGCGGACTACAACGTCGCGGTCACGAACCAACCCCACTCGGAGATCGCGGGGCTGGCAGTGTTCCTGGATCGTCTGTTCGAGGGACGCGAACTCGACCGCGAGTGGACGGACGCCGACCGGCGGGTGGTGCCGGAGGCGACCGGGAAGAGCGTGGTCGACGCGGACGGCGAGGCGGTCCACGGCACCGGGGAGAGCGACGACGGGTCGTAG
- a CDS encoding type II toxin-antitoxin system HicA family toxin: MRTQFSGREVAKVLINYWNYDPAGRTGSHAKFRWEAPNTSEVRMVVVPMTTDPLPEGTLRSIANQCGAKSFRRFCKELDRCL; encoded by the coding sequence ATGCGGACCCAGTTCTCTGGCCGAGAGGTCGCGAAGGTCCTCATCAACTACTGGAACTACGACCCTGCCGGTCGTACCGGTAGCCACGCCAAATTCCGTTGGGAGGCACCCAACACGTCCGAGGTTCGGATGGTCGTCGTCCCGATGACGACCGACCCGCTGCCGGAGGGAACACTCCGCTCTATCGCAAACCAGTGTGGCGCCAAGAGCTTTCGACGGTTCTGCAAGGAGTTGGACCGCTGTCTGTAG
- a CDS encoding type II toxin-antitoxin system HicB family antitoxin yields the protein MPEQRGSDGRFVESVSDDDILFFFETGDRPFYGTAEVSENFDLSNEQAKRRLEALSDAGELEQIRMNDRQIAWWHERDVVVLRPETDGYSAHDTQVGVASAGDTRAEALRSLAEAIEVAEEDDLDGTALTELEDSDTDGCADGNPF from the coding sequence ATGCCAGAGCAACGTGGCAGTGACGGCCGCTTCGTCGAGTCAGTGTCCGACGACGACATCCTGTTCTTTTTCGAGACAGGCGACCGGCCGTTCTACGGCACTGCGGAGGTTTCGGAGAACTTCGACCTCTCGAACGAGCAGGCGAAACGTCGGCTGGAGGCGTTGTCTGACGCGGGCGAACTCGAACAGATCCGCATGAACGACCGGCAGATCGCCTGGTGGCACGAGCGGGACGTGGTCGTTCTTCGTCCAGAGACTGATGGCTACTCCGCACACGACACCCAGGTCGGTGTCGCCAGCGCTGGCGACACGCGGGCAGAGGCACTCCGGAGCCTCGCAGAGGCCATCGAGGTGGCCGAGGAAGACGACCTCGACGGTACTGCGCTCACGGAGTTGGAAGACTCCGACACCGACGGCTGCGCCGACGGCAATCCGTTTTGA
- a CDS encoding SDR family NAD(P)-dependent oxidoreductase yields the protein MTDRPEAAAGVTDADMGGKTVLVTGSTSGIGREAALSFGRLGAEVLVHGRDETAGEAVVEEIERLGGEARFLPADFADVEAVHTLADVVETSVDELDVLANNAGGYFRDGQLTDLGVEYTFHVNHLAPYLLTANLLPVLADDARVVTTSSAAHRGTQLDVDAVKSVDDYRGMRAYQRSKLANVQFTAELARRFDAADGDRTANCFHPGAIPGSGFFRSLPGPLPRLVQSLDVLPFVPSPADGAATLVYLAVSDRVADSSGRYFADCAPETPSDAARDSDAQRRLWEESARLLRVDEPLADAVADPARAD from the coding sequence ATGACGGATCGACCGGAGGCGGCGGCGGGCGTGACGGACGCGGACATGGGGGGAAAGACAGTGCTCGTGACGGGGTCGACGAGCGGAATCGGGCGCGAGGCGGCGTTGTCGTTCGGCAGACTCGGCGCGGAGGTGTTGGTCCACGGGCGCGACGAGACGGCGGGGGAGGCGGTCGTCGAGGAGATCGAGCGGTTGGGCGGGGAGGCACGATTCCTGCCGGCGGACTTCGCGGACGTGGAGGCGGTCCACACGCTGGCGGACGTGGTCGAGACCAGCGTGGACGAACTGGACGTGTTGGCGAACAACGCCGGGGGGTACTTCCGGGACGGGCAGCTGACGGATCTGGGCGTGGAGTACACGTTCCACGTCAACCACCTCGCGCCGTACCTCCTGACGGCGAATCTGTTGCCGGTGTTGGCCGACGACGCGCGGGTCGTGACCACCTCCTCGGCGGCCCACCGCGGGACACAGCTCGACGTCGACGCCGTCAAGTCCGTCGACGACTACCGCGGGATGCGGGCGTACCAGCGATCGAAGCTGGCGAACGTCCAGTTCACCGCAGAGTTGGCGCGGCGGTTCGACGCCGCCGACGGCGACCGCACCGCCAACTGCTTCCACCCGGGGGCGATTCCGGGGAGCGGCTTCTTCCGGTCGCTGCCGGGGCCGTTGCCGCGTCTGGTCCAGTCGTTGGACGTGTTGCCGTTCGTCCCGTCGCCGGCCGACGGCGCCGCGACGCTGGTCTACCTCGCCGTCTCCGACCGGGTCGCCGACAGTTCCGGGCGGTACTTCGCCGACTGCGCCCCCGAGACCCCGTCGGACGCCGCCCGCGACTCGGACGCCCAACGCCGGCTGTGGGAGGAGAGCGCCCGACTCCTCCGGGTCGACGAGCCGCTGGCGGACGCCGTCGCCGACCCCGCTCGTGCGGACTGA
- a CDS encoding NAD-dependent epimerase/dehydratase family protein — protein sequence MDLTDATVLVTGAAGLIGSHLAERLAADNEVVAVDDLSKGTRDRVPDGVEFRQADLTDREATERVVTEDVDVVFHLAAITDTNFDDDRVLFEQNTSMTHNVLEAARAAGVSKFAFTSSSTVYGEAPRPTPEDYAPLEPISVYGSSKLADEGLVSTFAHSYGVQSWVFRFANIVGPRQRGNVIPDFVQKLQEDPETLTILGDGRQEKSYLYVEDCVDAMVHVVENADRSLNTYNLGTRTTTSVDRIADIVSQELGVDPEYEYTGGDRGWTGDVPRMRLSVEKLAALGWDAPGTSDDAVRRAAREIVAELT from the coding sequence ATGGACCTGACGGACGCGACCGTGCTCGTCACGGGTGCGGCGGGGCTGATCGGCTCACACCTCGCCGAGCGACTCGCCGCGGACAACGAGGTCGTCGCCGTCGACGACCTCTCGAAGGGGACCCGCGACCGGGTGCCGGACGGTGTGGAGTTCCGCCAGGCGGATCTGACTGACCGGGAGGCGACGGAGCGGGTCGTCACCGAAGACGTCGACGTCGTCTTCCACCTGGCAGCGATCACGGACACGAACTTCGACGACGACCGCGTGTTGTTCGAGCAGAACACGTCGATGACACACAACGTCTTGGAGGCGGCCCGGGCGGCCGGCGTCTCGAAGTTCGCGTTCACCTCGTCGTCGACCGTCTACGGCGAGGCGCCGCGACCGACGCCGGAAGACTACGCCCCGTTGGAGCCGATCAGCGTGTACGGCTCCAGCAAACTCGCCGACGAGGGGCTCGTGTCGACGTTCGCACACAGCTACGGCGTCCAGTCGTGGGTGTTCCGGTTCGCCAACATCGTCGGGCCGCGCCAACGCGGCAACGTGATCCCCGACTTCGTCCAGAAGCTCCAGGAGGACCCGGAGACGCTCACTATCCTCGGGGACGGCCGGCAGGAGAAGTCGTACCTCTACGTCGAGGACTGCGTCGACGCGATGGTGCACGTCGTCGAGAACGCCGACCGGTCGTTGAACACGTACAACCTGGGCACCCGGACGACCACCTCCGTCGACCGGATCGCCGACATCGTGAGCCAGGAGCTGGGCGTCGATCCGGAGTACGAGTACACCGGCGGCGACCGCGGCTGGACCGGGGACGTGCCGCGCATGCGGCTGTCCGTCGAGAAGTTAGCTGCGCTGGGCTGGGACGCGCCCGGCACCAGCGACGACGCCGTGCGTCGGGCCGCCAGAGAGATCGTCGCGGAGCTGACGTAG
- a CDS encoding BsuPI-related putative proteinase inhibitor, whose product MVTATLAATETDGTLVCELTVENDGDGPVSLQFSDTQRAEFVVERDGETAWRWSDGRMFGQALGSVDLAPGETATFEGGWDDPPAGDYHVRGELVANDADADATTTATVS is encoded by the coding sequence ATGGTGACGGCGACGCTGGCGGCCACGGAGACGGACGGCACACTCGTGTGTGAACTGACCGTCGAGAACGACGGCGACGGCCCGGTGTCGCTCCAGTTCTCCGACACCCAGCGTGCGGAGTTCGTCGTGGAACGCGACGGCGAGACGGCGTGGCGGTGGAGCGACGGCCGGATGTTCGGCCAGGCGCTGGGGAGCGTCGACCTCGCACCCGGCGAGACGGCGACGTTCGAGGGTGGCTGGGACGACCCACCGGCCGGCGACTACCACGTCCGCGGCGAGCTCGTCGCCAACGACGCCGACGCCGACGCCACGACGACTGCGACAGTGTCGTGA
- a CDS encoding S8 family peptidase: MADQPTDLSRRGALKTIGAATGAAGVSGLASAHPGEKVEVNVGFANSAGARAFRRKADDVVREFDFDAGTARMPRAAADALDNNPNVRYVEENGTMQALGETQPYGIDRVDADVTRANGDTGSGADVAILDTGIDSDHPDLQANVGEGKAFTTCSTKGGCRYGAKPADNTCKQSWDDDNNHGTHCAGTADAAANTEGVVGVATEATLHAVKVLETCGSGSFSDIAAGVEYVANKGWDVASMSLGASSGSAALKDAVQFAADKGVFLVASAGNSGPCTECVGYPASYSEVVAVGATDSTDSLASFSSTGSEVEIAAPGVGVLSTIPGGYTEYSGTSMSCPHVAGAAGVLMANGATASDVRSTLTSSAEDIGLASNETGSGLLDVAAAAGLDSSDN, encoded by the coding sequence ATGGCAGACCAACCCACAGATCTCTCGAGACGGGGTGCACTGAAGACTATCGGAGCGGCGACGGGGGCGGCCGGAGTGTCCGGACTCGCGTCGGCGCACCCGGGTGAGAAGGTAGAGGTGAACGTCGGCTTCGCCAACAGCGCGGGGGCGCGCGCGTTCCGACGGAAGGCGGACGACGTCGTGCGGGAGTTCGACTTCGACGCCGGGACGGCACGGATGCCACGGGCGGCGGCGGACGCGCTGGACAACAATCCGAACGTCCGCTACGTAGAGGAGAACGGCACGATGCAGGCGCTGGGGGAGACCCAGCCGTACGGCATCGACCGCGTCGACGCCGACGTGACGCGTGCCAACGGTGACACTGGCAGCGGTGCCGACGTCGCGATCCTCGACACCGGTATCGACTCTGACCACCCGGACCTCCAAGCCAACGTCGGCGAGGGGAAGGCGTTCACGACCTGTTCGACGAAGGGCGGCTGCCGGTACGGCGCGAAGCCGGCAGACAACACCTGCAAGCAGTCTTGGGACGACGACAACAACCACGGCACCCACTGTGCCGGGACGGCGGACGCGGCCGCCAACACGGAGGGCGTGGTCGGTGTCGCCACGGAGGCGACGCTCCACGCCGTGAAGGTGTTGGAGACGTGTGGCTCCGGTTCCTTCTCGGACATCGCGGCCGGCGTCGAGTACGTCGCCAACAAGGGTTGGGACGTGGCGTCGATGTCGCTCGGAGCCTCCAGCGGCTCGGCGGCGCTGAAGGACGCCGTCCAGTTCGCGGCGGACAAGGGCGTGTTCCTCGTCGCGTCCGCGGGCAACTCCGGACCGTGTACGGAGTGTGTCGGCTACCCGGCCTCCTACAGCGAGGTCGTGGCCGTCGGCGCGACGGACTCCACCGACAGCCTGGCGAGCTTCTCTTCCACGGGGTCGGAAGTGGAGATCGCCGCGCCGGGTGTCGGCGTGCTCTCGACGATTCCGGGCGGCTACACCGAGTACTCCGGCACGTCGATGTCGTGTCCGCACGTCGCCGGCGCGGCCGGCGTCCTGATGGCCAACGGCGCGACCGCCTCCGACGTCCGCAGCACGCTCACCTCCAGCGCGGAAGACATCGGACTCGCCAGCAACGAGACCGGCAGCGGACTGCTCGACGTGGCCGCCGCCGCCGGACTCGACTCCAGCGACAACTGA
- a CDS encoding SDR family oxidoreductase yields MERTALVTGCSSGIGRATVEAFLDEEWTVYATARDTDDLAEFQGRDGCRVDELDVTVADDVARVVERVIDETERVDCLVNNAGYAQLGPVEDVPTERVVRQYDVNVYGPLRLMRRVLPEMRRRGDGTVVNVTSVAARVPFPGGGVYSGSKAALSATGEALRAEVADDGVDVVEVEPGPVATAFDDRASAEADDLDRTDAYESVYGLFEDLDAVSGGGPLAVPPEAVAAEIVEAAVSTDPAARYPVGPVARAATLSGFLPAWARTRLWGLLTRLAG; encoded by the coding sequence ATGGAACGGACGGCGTTGGTCACTGGGTGTTCGTCGGGGATCGGGCGCGCGACCGTCGAGGCGTTCTTAGACGAGGAGTGGACGGTGTACGCGACGGCGCGTGACACGGACGACCTCGCGGAGTTCCAGGGACGCGACGGCTGTCGAGTCGACGAGCTGGACGTGACCGTCGCGGACGACGTGGCGCGGGTCGTCGAACGGGTGATCGACGAGACGGAGCGGGTCGACTGTCTGGTCAACAACGCGGGCTACGCCCAGCTGGGACCGGTAGAGGACGTACCGACGGAGCGGGTCGTCAGGCAGTACGACGTGAACGTGTACGGGCCGCTCCGGCTGATGCGGCGGGTGCTCCCGGAGATGCGTCGCCGTGGCGACGGCACCGTGGTGAACGTGACGAGCGTCGCCGCGCGGGTGCCGTTCCCCGGCGGCGGCGTGTACAGCGGCTCGAAGGCGGCGCTGTCGGCGACCGGCGAGGCGTTGCGGGCGGAGGTGGCCGACGACGGCGTGGACGTGGTCGAGGTGGAGCCGGGGCCGGTGGCGACGGCGTTCGACGACCGCGCGAGCGCCGAGGCGGACGACCTCGACCGGACGGACGCCTACGAGAGCGTCTACGGGCTGTTCGAGGACTTAGACGCCGTCAGCGGCGGCGGACCACTGGCCGTCCCGCCGGAGGCGGTCGCGGCCGAGATCGTCGAGGCGGCCGTCTCCACCGACCCGGCGGCCCGCTACCCGGTCGGCCCGGTCGCCCGGGCGGCGACGCTGTCGGGGTTCCTCCCGGCCTGGGCCCGCACCCGGCTGTGGGGGCTGCTCACCCGGCTGGCCGGCTGA
- a CDS encoding DUF6757 family protein, translating into MQCHYCDRDAAYAAESEEVRVGLCEEHFRERVEELAENEGLERIRDQVDVRQPDHE; encoded by the coding sequence ATGCAGTGTCACTACTGCGACCGCGACGCCGCCTACGCGGCAGAGTCGGAGGAGGTTCGCGTCGGACTCTGTGAGGAGCACTTCCGGGAGCGGGTCGAGGAACTCGCCGAGAACGAGGGGCTAGAACGGATCCGCGACCAGGTCGACGTGCGACAGCCCGACCACGAGTGA